GTCTGCGAGGGCCGCGTTGCCGGGGACTGCGAGTGCCTGGAGCAGCCCGCCGCCGGGGCGTGGCAGGACGGGGCGGACCGATGACCGCCACCCAGATCGGCGTCGAGGTGTCCTGCGACGGACCCGACGAGCAGACCGACTGCCCCGAGAGCGCCGCAGTCCGCGCCAGCTTCGATTCGAGGACCGCCCGCCAGGTCCGTGCCGACGGCCGCGCCCAGGGCTGGACCACCCGACGCGCGCCCGGCCGGCTCTGGGACATGTGCCCGCGCTGCACCGCCGAGCGGCAGGACGGGGCGCAGCCGTGACGACCGCCGCACGACCGGGCCCGACCACCCACACCGGTGGCGGGCCCGCCCCATCCCCCGACTGGGACGACCTGCTCCGCGACATCGGGGACCGTATCCGTGCCGAACGCCAAGCACGGCGCTGGTCCCAGGAACAGCTCGCCACCCGCGCCGGTATGGATCGGCACACCGTGCGCAAAATCGAAGACGGCATCGGCAGCCTCCGCGCCTTCACCCAAGCCTGCTGGGGACTCCAGGTCGACATGGCATACCTGCTGTCCGCCCAGTGGAAGATGCCAGAGCCGCGCCCGCGCCCGTTGACGCCGCGGCAGGCGGAGGTGCTGCGGGTAGTGGCTGATGGCCGGCCGTTGGCTGTGGCCGCGAAAGCACTGGGGATGACGCCGGAGGGCCTGGCGTCGGTCTTAACGGGGCTGTATCGGCGTCTCGGGGTGGCGGGGGTACCCCGAGATCGGCGGCGCCGCGAGGCCGTGAGAGTGGCTGCCGCTCACGGCTTGATCGACGCAGCGTGACCAAGAGTGCTGTGAAGTGTCTCGGTTTCCGGGGCCGAGACCCGTACCCGCAAAAGTAGAACCGCGCGATTCGTAACCCACCGTGACTGGGAGCGTTGATGTCCCGCATACCCTCACTCCTCACCCAGGCCGTCCTGCTCGTCGGCATAGCCTGCGGCACCGCCTGGGCGTGGCTCGCCCTCACCACCAGCCGTGTCCTGTCCCCGGGCGCGGTCATCGTGTGCACGTGCATCGCCCTCGCGCTCGCACTGGCCGTAGAGGCCGTAGCGGGGCGTGTACGCCGTGGCCGGCGCCGCCGCCCCCACGCCCGACCCCACGCCACCGGAAAGGCACTCCGATGAGCTTCGCGCTCCTCATCAGCAGCAACTTCATCGTCTGGCCCGCTTTGCTGGCCGCGATGTTCGGACGCATCACCAGGACACAGTCCAGCGGCATCGTCGCGATCGGCTGCATCCCTTCCATCGTGGCGTTCGTCCTGGATGGGACGACGAGCAGCGCGTCTGTCTTTGCCGCGCTGGGCGCTATCAACGCCTGGATCTGGTGGCAGGGCGGTGGCGGTGACGGCACGCGACGTCGGCTGAAGTCGTGGGGACGCCGGTTCCAGGGCGTCCGCCGTACCGCCCCCTCCCACACCTGACCCCCGAACGAGACAGAGAGGACCCCGCATGACCGACCGCCCCGCCCTCGAGGACCTGGACGCCACACCTGACGACGGCCCGTGGTGCTGCAACGGCAACATGGAGGACTGCGCCCTGTGCACCGACCCGAACCCGCCATACCCGTGGATCTGCCCCGGGCATCCGCGGACCGCGGCGAATGAGCGGATCGTGGGGGAAGCGACCCAATCGACTCAAGTTGAGCAGCACAGCTACGCCGCGGACGCTATTGCTGCGGAGTGGCACCGCCGGAACCAGCGACTCGAAGAACTGACCCAGAGCAACGGGCCGGAGGTGCAGGTGGTTCTCGTGGAGCACCTGCGTGGCGAGCTGATCGGGCTGCGTGGGGCGCTGGGGCTGGTACTGGGGGGTCAGGTGCAGGACGGCACCGCGGACTTTTTGGGATGGGCCTACTGCCAGGAGTGGAGCCGCCGGCAGGGGGTGCAGGCGTGAGCGCGGGCGGGTCGGCGGCGCGTGAGGCTGCACGGCTCCGCGCGAGCGCCCGCAGGGGCCTGTGGCGGCGCCTCCTCGCCTGGCTGGGCCTCGACCGGCAGACCGCCCACCGGGAGGCTGTAGCGGCCCGCTGGGACCTCGGCGCCGCAGCCGAAGCCAACACCGCGCGGATGCTCGCCCCGCTCGAGACGGCCGGCTGGCACGTGCTCCACGACCGGGGCTTACCCGGCTCGAGGGCGAACCTCGACCACGTGCTGATCTCCCCCTGCGGTACCGCGGTGGTCGTCCTGGACACGAAACGCTGGCACGCCCAACGCCCCACCACTCTGATCCGGGGCCGGGTGTGCTGCGGGGTGGAGGACCGGCACGGGCAGATAGAAGCCGTCGCCCGGTACGCGGCCCGTGTCGCCCAGGTCCTCGGAATGCCGACCGGGTCGGTGTGGCCACTACTCGTGGTGCACGGGTCCCCGATCTCTGGTGGCCGGCTTGAGGCGCGGGCGCCCGCGTGGCCGGGCCCGGTGTACGTCCTCGGCCCGGACTGGCTGGTGCCGACGCTCGCCCAGGCGCCGGCCGGACAGAACCCGCAGCGCGCCGCCCAGCTAGCGGCCCGGGTCGCTGCTGCTCTCCCGCCCTACCCCAGCGTCTGAACCCGCTTCGAGCCTGGAGGACAACCGTGCATCTCAACCCGGACAGCGACGACTACCCCACCCCGTTCCGTGAGTGGATCACTGAGCAGGCGCACAAGGCCGGCATGGACGACCCCGCCGGCTTCGCCAGCCACTGGGCGCCCCACAACCGGTTCGACGGTCTCTCCGACGGTGATGCGGACTCGCTGGCGTGCTTGCTGGGGGTGGGCTTCGAGGAGGTGCGTGCCGCGCACAAGGCGGACATTACTGTGTGGATCCGTGACCGGGAGGTGGCGGAGCATCCTGACCTGGTGGTTTTGGACGCGGTGCTGGACGGGATCGCTCGGGGCGCCTGATCCCGGGGTGGGTGTGGTGGCAGCCCGTCGTCTGGCTGGAGGGCCAGGTGGCGGGCTGTTTTTCTGTGCCCGTAATATCGAACGTATGTCCGGTCTGCCGCTTGATGCACGTCTCGCTAAGCTCCGCGCCTTGGAGGAATGGCTGGACTGGCAGCTGAACAACACGCGGCAGAAGATCCGCACCCTTGAAGCGCAGAGGGACCGGGAACAGCAGCAGGCGCAGCGGGCGTGGGCGGAGTCCCGGTGGAAGCTGGAGCCGGCCCGGGACCGGCGGACTGTCCTGCACCGGGGCGGGTGCGGGATCTGGAAGGGCGGGCACGGCTACCTGGATCGGCAGGAAGTCCTGCTCGCGCTGGAGGACGAGACGCTGGCCGTGGAGATGTGCGGGGTGTGCAACCCGGAGCCGGGGCTGCGGCAGGCCTAGGCGCTGCGCCGCGGTTTCCGGGCCGTATTCTTCGCCGCGGCCTTACGCGCGGGTGCCTTCTTCGCGGTCCGCTTCGGCATCTCGTGGACCTCGGCCCGCCCGTCGTCACCGCGGGCCTCCCGGGCCTTGGCGACGGACGCGTTAAGTGCGGCCATCAGGTCGACGAGCTGGCCGGTCTCCGCGGCGGGCTCCGGTACGGCCGGCGGTTCGCGGTTCTCACGCTTCGCTTTGATCATCTCGGCTACGGCTTCCGTGTACGTGTCGCGGAAGTCCGGGCCCGTGAGCTCCTCCACGGTCATGGTGTCCATGAGGGCCAGGGCGCCTTCGATCTCCTCTTCGGACACGTCGACCGGGGGCGGGGTGAGGGACGCCGGGTCGCGGATCTCGTCCGGCCAGCGCATGGCGTGGAGGACGATCGCGTCGTCCCGGACGCGCAGCAGGCCGAGCCGTTCGCGGCCGGACCAGGCGTAGCGGGCGACAGCGACACGCTCCGACCGGGCGAGGGCCTGCCGGAGCAGCTTGTACGGCTTGGCGGCGACCTGCCCGTCCGGCTGGAGGTAGTAGCCCTCGGCGATGCGGATGGGGTCGACGGACTCGAGCGGGATGAACGCGACGATCTCGATGGCTTTCGCGGTCGGCAGCGGCAGGTCGCGGAGTTCCTGGTCGGTGACCGGGACGACGACATCGCGGGCGATCTCGTAGCCCTTGCCGATCTCCGATGGGGAGACTTCGCGGTCTTCGAGCTCGCAGATTTTGCGGGTGCGGACGCGGCCCATGTCGGGCAGGTGGACGCGGTGGAAGTGGATCGAGTGGTCCTCGGTCGCTGAGACGACGTGAATCGGCACGGTGACCAGGCCGAATGAGATGGCGCCGGACCAGATGGATCGGGGCATGGCGAACCTCCGCGTGCGGCCCCGAGCACGTCCAGCCTACGAGCGGGCCGGGTAGTGTGCACGTGACGGTGCCCCGCCTGCTTACCTCAGGCGGGGCACCGTTCTGTGTCTGATGGCCTCATTTCTCGTCGGCGGCGAAGTGGTCTTCGGGGACGCAGCCACCGCCGGGGTGGAAGGGGCAGTAGTCGTCGGGGACGTCTACGTGCTCGAAGTCCTCGTACTCGTCGTCGTCGCTCATGGTCGGTGTCCTCACTTCTCGGTGGCGTGGTCGGTGGCTTGTGCGGCTCGGATCTCGTCGGCGGTGACCGTCTCGAAGTGCCACCACCGTCCGCCCTCCCACTGCTCAACCTTGGCGGACTCGGCGGGGCTGTCGGCGCCCAGGCTGGCGCGGATGAAGGCGTAGGTCTTCGCCTCGCTGGTGAACGAGGACGTTGTCTCCACCTCAGGACCCGTGACGGTCACGCGCCACGGCTTCGACGGCTTCTTCACGGACATGGTCGGCATCCTTTCTCCTTGGGACCCCGTCCGGGTGGTCCGGGCGGGGTGTGGAACGGGTCAGGCGTTGCCTTGTGCTGTGAACTTCCCGCTCTCGCTGCGCGGGGCACCATGGCGTCCCTTTCCCGGACGAGCCGAGTGCGCCGCCTGCACCTGGTCGGCCGCGTACAGGCTCTCGCCGCCGCGCCCCGGCGCCCGGCCCACCGCGTGCAGTCCCCAGCGGGACAGCTGCTTGCGGGCGCTGCCGGTCGCGGACTCTCCCTCGTAGCCGAGGTGTTCGGCGACCCGGCTGATCGGCCAACGCTCGTAGTCCCGGGTGGCGTAAGCGTCGAGGTCATCGACGTGCCACAGCGGCATCCGGCCGTTGAGGGCATAGTGGCGCGGCTGCGGTGCGTTGCCGGCTTTCTGGAGGAGGATCCACGCGTCGTTACTGACGACGATGCCGTGCTCTCCCAGGTAGCGCAGGGACTGGTCCCGGGTCAGGCACCGGTCCTCGCGCGCCGCGTCTGCTGACGGCACCCGCTCGTCGAGGGGTTCCATGCGGCTGCGCGCGCCGGCGATCGGCCAGGCGTCGTGGGGCATCTGGCGGGCGTTGTACTCCAGCCACTCCTCCGGCGTCGTCTCGGCGTCTCGCGGGAGTGGCTCCAGGTTGGTCATGAAGCGCAGGTCGGGCTCGGCGCCGATCCGGTCGGCTTCGGGGCCGGTGCCGTACATGTACTGGTGGTTCGGGCGGTCGCCTTTGGTCCGTCCGGTGTCGCACAGTACGCCGAGCGGCTGCTGCCCGAAGGACATGTGGATGGCCTCTGCCAGTGCGCGGGCCTTCGGAGTGAGAGTGTCGAGATCGACCTCAGCGGGCGCGGACGCCCTGCGGATCTTGAGCTTGACGGTGGTCATCGGCGCGTCCTTGGGTGAGGGCGGGAGGGTCACATGTAGCGGGGGTTGAAGTACTCGTTGTCGCGGGCGTCGGCGGCGGCGTCCAGGGCGTCCTCGCGCTCCCACATCTCTTCGAGAGCCGCGTAGAAGGCGGGGGCCTCGTCGGCGAGGCGCTGGGTGTTGATGTGGTAGACGGCCTGGTCACCGTCGGTGTAGGCGAGTCCGAGGGTTTCCAGGGTGCGTCCGTAGTCGCCCCAGGTCTCCTGGGTCAGGCCGAGGTAGATCTTGTCTTGGCGGTAGGGGTCGTTGGTGGGGGTGACGGGGGTGCCGTTCTTGAAGGCGGCTTCGAGGGCGGTTGCCTCTCCGCGGATTCCGAAGGAGCCGTCCTTCATCTGGACGATGGTGCCGGTGGTGGTCATGGCCTTGGCCTTCCTGGCGCCGATGGCGATGCGGGCGGCGAGGGAGACGCTGTCGATGACCCACCGGCCGGCCTGCTTGGCGGCGGTGATGACTCCGCGGCGGCACCAGGTGCGGATGGTGGCGACGGTGACGTTGGCCTGGATGGCGGCTGCGGTGGTGTTCATCGTGGGTTCCCTCCCTGGCGATGACTCCATAATGCCTCACGATGAGGCGTTATGGCAAGGGGGTTTACCCGTCTCTATCCAGAAGATCCGTTTGTCAGTGCCACCAGCGAAGATGCCCCCATGACGATCACCATGCAGAGCTACGCCTTCACCTGGACCGACCCGGAGGGCACACCCCGCGCGTCGGCTGTCGCCTACGACAAGGCCAGCGCGGACCGGCGGGAAAGGGAACTCGAGGCCACGGGCGCCACCAGCATCAGACGGGTGCCTGTGGCGCCCGGGGAACTGCCGGAAGTGGAGGGCTGACGCGCGTCCGCCCCGCCACGACGGGGGATGCGCGGACGGGGCGGACGGCTGGACGCTCGCCCGGCTATCAGCCGGCGACCTCCCGGGTGCCACGGTTTCCCGATGGCAGACGAGCGAGCACTACGCCCAGCATGGCACGTTGCACTGACAACGGTCCCCAGGGAGTGCGAGAAGCGGTGGCCGGGGCAGGTTACGGGCCTTCCTCACGCCGCCGGGCAAGGGCCCACACGGCCAGCGGCCACGGCACCAGCCCGATCAGGTACACGAGTACGTGGCAGGCCGCGCACCGCAGCGGATACTCCCGCATGAGGGTTGCCATCTCGGGGTCGGTGCGCGCCACGTTCTGATAGTGCTGGCGGACGCTGCCGAGGGTGATGTCCAGTTCGGCAAGGACGACGATCCCGGTGATGAGGTACAGGCTGGTGAGGACGAAGACGGTGTCTTGCACGGTCACGGCCTCTCCCAGTCCCCGGTGTCGTTCGCCCCCTCCGCAACGTCGGCCTTGTGCTCGTCGATGGTGCGTTGCGTGTCCTGGTCGGCCACGATCCGCTGGAAACCGCAGGAGCAGAACACGGCCGTGGCGCCGGTTTGCTCACTGATCACCCAGTTGTTGTCGTCCACGTACTCGGTCGTGTCGCGCTCCCACGACATCTCATGCTGCACGGTCACGGGTTCACCTCGTTTTCGATGATGCGGATGGTAGGGCATGGCCAGGGGACGAGGTACTGGTAGCCGTCGCCGCCGTCCTGGCTGCACGTGCCGCAATGGTTGGAGTCAGGGAAGCCGGAGCCGTCCGGTTGGGGTTTATGCAGGGCCCGGATCTTGCCGATGACGTC
The sequence above is drawn from the Streptomyces leeuwenhoekii genome and encodes:
- a CDS encoding helix-turn-helix domain-containing protein, which encodes MTTAARPGPTTHTGGGPAPSPDWDDLLRDIGDRIRAERQARRWSQEQLATRAGMDRHTVRKIEDGIGSLRAFTQACWGLQVDMAYLLSAQWKMPEPRPRPLTPRQAEVLRVVADGRPLAVAAKALGMTPEGLASVLTGLYRRLGVAGVPRDRRRREAVRVAAAHGLIDAA
- a CDS encoding DUF6233 domain-containing protein, coding for MEEWLDWQLNNTRQKIRTLEAQRDREQQQAQRAWAESRWKLEPARDRRTVLHRGGCGIWKGGHGYLDRQEVLLALEDETLAVEMCGVCNPEPGLRQA
- a CDS encoding nuclease-related domain-containing protein, translated to MSAGGSAAREAARLRASARRGLWRRLLAWLGLDRQTAHREAVAARWDLGAAAEANTARMLAPLETAGWHVLHDRGLPGSRANLDHVLISPCGTAVVVLDTKRWHAQRPTTLIRGRVCCGVEDRHGQIEAVARYAARVAQVLGMPTGSVWPLLVVHGSPISGGRLEARAPAWPGPVYVLGPDWLVPTLAQAPAGQNPQRAAQLAARVAAALPPYPSV
- a CDS encoding helix-turn-helix domain-containing protein, yielding MNTTAAAIQANVTVATIRTWCRRGVITAAKQAGRWVIDSVSLAARIAIGARKAKAMTTTGTIVQMKDGSFGIRGEATALEAAFKNGTPVTPTNDPYRQDKIYLGLTQETWGDYGRTLETLGLAYTDGDQAVYHINTQRLADEAPAFYAALEEMWEREDALDAAADARDNEYFNPRYM
- a CDS encoding Ku protein is translated as MPRSIWSGAISFGLVTVPIHVVSATEDHSIHFHRVHLPDMGRVRTRKICELEDREVSPSEIGKGYEIARDVVVPVTDQELRDLPLPTAKAIEIVAFIPLESVDPIRIAEGYYLQPDGQVAAKPYKLLRQALARSERVAVARYAWSGRERLGLLRVRDDAIVLHAMRWPDEIRDPASLTPPPVDVSEEEIEGALALMDTMTVEELTGPDFRDTYTEAVAEMIKAKRENREPPAVPEPAAETGQLVDLMAALNASVAKAREARGDDGRAEVHEMPKRTAKKAPARKAAAKNTARKPRRSA